The genome window tttaaataaataggttgTAGTACTCATGTAAAATGGTAGCGTTAACTATGTAAAGTATTGCCAAtgttacgtaggtacatacttttaGAATGTCTtgaattaaataggtaccttaGAACAGGTTATGTACTTCTAAAAAAAATGACTTATATGGTTAATCAGGTTAGAAATTTTTATATTCCAAAATCCGCAGAACAAAAATTGAAAAGAATGACTAAGAACTATGAATCAATTCCCCACCCCGGCGATGATTTTGTAGTATCAAAACTTCTGCTATGTTTATTCCAGAGCATTACTGGATGGATGATGTGGTGTGCGAAGGAAATGAACTTACTCTCTCTCAATGCAAGTTTTCTGGTTGGGGTTCATCAGACTGTGACCCTTCGGAAGCAGCGGGAGTTATTTGTCGAAAAGAAACTGATCCAACTGAGGGTAGACCAAAGAGTAAAGAGCTGGGACAACCTATTCATGAAGTGCTAGATATTGGAAGCGCCAGTTTGAGATTGGTTGGCGGTGCTAGTGCTAACGAAGGCAGAGTGGAGGTAAGATATaagtttatgtaaaaatatatttatgatatttattgttgtattgtatgtacactttattaattattttttttataaatgagtTACCAGGTATCAGGTATCAGGCATTTAATCTGAGACCTTTATTTAAAGTGTACCTTTTAATTCCCTTGATCCTAAATAgaaattttaagtaagtacctaccaaaaaAATAAGGCAAGGTTTTAATGGGAACAAGTGAAATCTTCCcctaataaatacataacaatgcatttaaatatttaatgtctctctataacattttattaaacacACAATAACCTGCCCCTAataattcttcaatattaTTCCTCCAGCTATACCACCGCGGAGTCTGGGGCAGCGTATGCCCTGACGGCTGGACTCTCTACGAGGCTATAGCAGTGTGCCACCACCTCGGGCTGGGGTTCGCTCAGCAGGCCCTACAGACTGATGCCTTCGGGCACTCCAGGATAGTCCTCAGTGGAGTGCAGTGTGAGGGCAATGAGACCAACCTGTTCCAGTGCCGGCATAGGGCGTATGGGAATGTTGTCTGCCCTGGTGACATTGGTTGGTATTTAATCTCTATATACCTAGTGACTTAATAAACGCTAGTATTTAACATTGTTCACTAACCGGCAGACCTTTAAACAGGCGACTTAACTGTACCTGTAGCTGAGAGGTGAAGAATAAGCACCACCAAATCGAGAACTAAAAATCTGAactaaaagtacctacagctACTAAATTATCCGTTTAACGTCAACACTTTTCTAAAGTCTGAGCAAAACTATGAGCTATTGATTTGATAAATTATACCTAAACAGACTATGATgtgatacataaatacattttgaaagtacttaagtagatAATATTTTCCCGGGAATCGAAACTCGGATCAGCCTTCTGTAAATatcaaatgtattttataaattcacTGCTATTTTAAAACTCAGAACGATTTAGACCTGAACTTGGCAGACAGTGGTTTTATTCCCATAGGGATGCAAAGTTTTGCGAATGTCTGAATATTTGTGAATGCTTGCAGCCATCTTCTAAAAGTTTATGTACCCTAGACACATAGATTGCACACATTCAACGTTTATCACTTCAAACTATCATACGGATGGAAATACTAGGGTAAAATGTTAGGACCTAAGTAAATGTTATACCAACTTTCGtgaactaagtaggtacagtaagtATTACTAAGTATAGTAGTTTcgtcatatttttattgtcaGCCAAACAAACAAAgtagataatattttgtaggtatttcatCTCTTTATAAAGCtgtgaaaataacaaaacagaaGTAAAACTCATAGTGTAACTAACGGGAGTGTGGTGTAGGAAGTAAAAAGGCCGGAAAAACACTTTACGGGTTTATATTGAAAACAGGCAcacgaaaatacaaattttaccgGTCAATTAAAGCGCTCGTGATAACGGCTAGACAAAGACTTTGAAGGTGGCCGCGCTTGCGCCGCCGATGCGGTGGTAGTGACGTCACATACGCAACTACATTCACATGCAAAACATTTTTGAAGATCGTTTactaatatttaatacaaGTTATGGATACATATCGCAATAGTGGTtacaatcataaataaaacaattaaatacctaactatggAACGCGTCGTCAACATTCCCCCCCCTAGTGCTGACTCAGCACTCTTTACCAATAGGTATTCTAGCGACGCGCGTGACTGGTCGCTTCCAGCGACCGGACTGAGTCCTGACCTCGACGAGCCGGACCCTGCCATCATTACCTGGCAGGACTGTCTCCACTAAGCCTTTCCGCCAAACGTTCCGCGGGGCATCAGGCTCAATAAGATATACTAAGTCACCTACCTGTAGTTGACGCGCCTGCTCCTCATTCCATTTCCTCCTCGGAATGAGCTCCGGCAGCACCTCTCTCACCCAGCGCCGCCAGTACATGTCAGCAAGAAGCTGCGCCTTCCTCCACTGTTTTCTCAAATTGAGGTCAAATTCCTCGAACGCTCCGAATACCGGAAGGTTTGATGAACTTCCGAGAAGAAAATGGTTAGGAGTAAGGGCCTCCGTGCTCCCCGGTTCCACTGAAACGTGCGTCAATGGGCGGCCATTCACCATGTTTTCGACTTCAGCCATCAACGTGCCTAAAGTTTCCTCTTTAGGGGCACgttcttttaaaataacttttaatgaGGTTTTGACACTCCTCACCAATCGTTCCCACGCCCCACCCCAATGGGGACTTACTGGGGGAATAAATTTCCACTCCATCTCGTTGTTTACCCCATCAAGTTTCAGGCTCTCCTGATCTATATCCCTTATGGATTTCTTTAGCTCATTATCGGCACCTCGTAGGTTAGTACCATTGTCTGAGTAAATGAAACGGGGCCAGCCTCGCCTCGCGGCCATGCGGCGCAGCGACATGATCAGGGAGTCGGACGTTAGAGAAGGCACGAGTTCGAGGTGAACGGCTCGGACTGTGAGGCAGGTGAATAAGACTCCATAACGCTTCTCCCTGCGTCGTCCTACCGTTACCTCCATAGGACCAAAAAGGTCCAAGCCGCAGTGGGTAAAGGGCCGAAGGTGATGCGCCATACGGGCCTCAGGCAAGTCACCCATGCGAGGGACTTGGGGCGTGCACCTTCTCATACGGCATATTATGCACCTCGTCGCTACGGACTTCACCGTCGGCCGTATCTTTATCACCCAATACCGCTGCTTGAGCTCGTTGACGACGGTCTCCTGACTCCCGTGTGCTAGTCGGAGGTGGTAGGAGAGCACGATGAGCCTGGCGACGTGGTGGCGCCCGTCCAGGATCACGGGTCTCTTTGTTCCAGGAGGCGCGTCAGCTGCGTCGATGCGCCCGCCGCTCCGGAGTACGCCGTGTTCGTCGAGGTAAGGGGACAAGGTAAGTAACCTACTTTTTTTACTGATACTTTTACCTTCTTTCAGGTTGGCCAATTCCTCACTGAAGCTCTGGGACTGCGCGTGCTTTATAAGTAACCGCTCGGCTTCTTCCATCAGTTCGCAGTCTATGTCTGCGGCTTGCCTACGGCACCTACCTATAAACTTAAGTACATTCGCAGTAGCCCTCTTCAAACGCAGCCAGGAAGAAAAGCGTTCCGGATCCGGTACCGGTAACACAACAGGTGAGTAATCTCGAACTACAGTTAcacattcaatatttttatccagCTGACTGTAAACAATAGTTTGCTGTGGCCATGATGACTCATGCGCACGTAAAAACTCGGGCCCGTGACACCATTTACTCATAAATGTGTCATTATCGAAGCTATCTCTAGTTGCCAAGTCCGcgacatttaatttagtaggAATATAACGCCACtcatttatttcagttaaTTCATCAATCTCACCTAAGCGATTAGCGacaaatgttttataatttctaGCATCATTATTTATCCAATGCAAAACCACGGATGCATCACaccaaaaaaatctttttgtaacatttaaTCTATGCTCTTTAATCAAGGTGTCTGCCAGCCTCGCCGCCAGCAGCGCGGCCTGCAGCTCCAGGCGCGGCACGGTGGCCGGCTTCACCGGCGCCACTCGGCATCTACTACTTACAAATGCAACACTAACATTCCCGTGACAATCTATCCAACGAAAATAGGCCACAGCACACATCGCCTGCGTGGATGCGTCGCAAAAAACGTGTAACTGTAGTTcattaaagttattataattacctacactcGGGGTAGCGGCATCGCTCGCTGACCTTGGGCGCGTCAGCTGTGGTGACGTCATCGCCGCCGACGTCTCGGAACCCGTATCAGTCAACACGGGGAAAATAGATGAATAACATCTAGGTATTCTCACCTTTTCAATAGTTTTCAGCAACTCGACCCATTGAACCCATTTTTCAAATGTGTTATCCGTAATTGCGTCATCCCATCCGATGTTAGACCTCCAAGTATCCTGTAGCATAATTTTACCTTGAATTGTAAAAGGAGCCAGGATTCCAAATACGTCGAAGATGGACATTACTACTCGTAGTAATATTCTCTTCGTCGGCCGTTGTTTCCCtgtgagtatatcgtcggggATGCGTTTCAGCGACACGTCGAAACCCAGCAAATCTTCAGAAGGATACCATATTAACCCTAGCGTGCGCTCACCAAGACTCTGCTTATCAATTTTGAACCTTATAGCAGCAGTACTCAAGGTGGCCGGCGGTAAACTATCTAAGACGGCCGAACTATTACTTGCCCAATTGCGAATCTCAAAGCCGCCggatttatgtatgtaagataCATTATTTACCATCTCGGTCGCGGTGGCTTCGTCGCTAAAACTATCAATATAATCATCCATGTAATGTTGTTTTTTAATCGCATGCACTGCGGCCGGCTTAGATAATTCAAACCGGTCCGcattcttatttttaataaactgtgCTATAAATGGGGAACAGCTGGCACCAAAGATAAGAGATTCCATTGTGTATGTATTTACTGGGGTATTTAAACTTTGACTCGGACGCCATAAAAACCTCAGGGCGTCTTGATCTTCCTTATGAATTTTGACCCTTAAAAACATATCTTTGATGTCACCAAttacagctattttattttctctaaAACGTAACATAATACCGAATAAAGATTCCAATAGGTCCGGTCCTGTTAGTAGGTAATCATTTAATGATAAGCCTTTTGTTTTCGCGGCGGCGTCGAAGACCAGCCGGAGCTTGTTTTTGTTTGGGTTATCAACTCCAAAATGAGGTAAGTACCAAGTACGTTCAGTAGGGTGACCATCAGCTGTTAGTTGTGATGCAAAACTGTTATCTAACAAATGTTGTATGCGTTCAGTATACCTTGTTGCGAAGTCCTTATTGGCTGCCATCTTCTTCTCTACACTCTTCAACCTGTTTAAGGCTGTGGCGTAGCTTTCAGTCGGCATTTTGCAACTCTTGTCCTTCCATGGAAGACTGACAAACCACCTACCGTCCTTTAAAGTGGCCGACTCCTCAAGTTGCCGACGAGCGCTTTCGTCGTCAGAATTCGGCCTAGGTTTTGTTGACACACCTAGTGCATCAATAGAAAATCCACGTCTTACCTCGTCGTGGATGTCCCGCAGTTCACGCGCGACGTCGTGGTCACCCGAGTCGGTCAGGAAGTTGACCAGCCCCGCGCTCGCGGCCGCGCGCTGCTGCTGCACCGGCACCACACCATGGACACACCAACCTAGAGGGGTTAAAGTTGCCGACGGTTCCATATTTTTACCTATTCGACTTTCAATACTTTGCAACAGGTGACAATTATCTTGACCAATAAGTAATTCAGGTTTGCAATcagtataataacataataaagaCTCATTTTTAAGGAATTTCAGATTatcatatttttcaaattcaaCAATAGACAGTGTTTGTAACGGTAAATTGAGTTGTTTACAAGTACGGGCAGTTATAGAATGCATTACATTGTTCACACCAGATAAGCTTACTTGAACTATATTGCTTTTGAATACCATCTCGTTATGAGTCCAGGCCCCGCGCACATGCACGGTGTCGGGGCGGCCGCGCagccccgcgcgcgccgccagcTCCTCGCTGACCAGCGATATGGTCGACCCGTCGTCCAGCAGGGCGCTGGTGTCGTAGGCCCCATTGGGCCCGTGGATCCGCACGGGTACTACCTTCAGTAGGACCTTACAGCTGCGTGTGCCGACGTGCGCTACCGTCTGCGCCGCAGGGGGGTCCTCGAGGTCAGCCTCACTCGAGGCGGGTGTCCGCGACGTGGTGGCCGCGGTGTCCCTGCGTGGCTCGCTGCTGCCGGCGGCGTCGTAGTGCAGTAGGCGGTGGTgggcgccgccgcagcccTCCTTGTCGCAGGCGGGCGCGGGACACTGCTCGCGATCGTGACGTGAGATGAGGCACTTGAAGCATATGCCGAAACGTTTTACGTGCTGCCATCTGTCCTTACGTAAAGCTCGTTTGAACTTTCTACAGTTTGTGAGCTCGTGTTTAATCGCGCGACAGAACGAACACTTGTTATTATTGCTATTCACTGCGCCCGTTTGATTCGAATTGACTAACACTGTATATGGGCGTGTCGCACTATGAtcggtatttttatatttatcactTCGCGGGCACAATACACTTAGGTTTGCCGTGGACGTTATCTTCACAGCCTCGTCGCGCAGGAACTCGGCGAGAATCTCCATTCGGGTCCGCCCAGGAGCTGCATCCTTGATGAGCGGGAAACTGTAATCAGACCATCTCGGTATGAGCACTGCTGGGAACTTCGATAAAATTATGTTCGTTATGTTCATGCCTTGTAGATAGTCCTCTCTCCCAACAGCACGTACAGCTGCTACAAAGTTTTGTACTTTCACCGAGAACGTCACAATGTCCCTGTGATACTCGGTCGACATGGGGGGCAACTTACGTATGTCGTTTATTATCTTAGATATTATAATCTCTGGGTTTCCAAATCGTAGCTCCAGTGTCGACATTACCTCTCGTGTCGACGTAGCCGTTATTAATAGTGCAGCAACGGCTTCTCTGGCTGCTCCATGTAGGCACTTACGTAACCTCCAAAGGTTTTCCTTCTCGCTGAAGCTGCAGAGCGACGTGGACTCCTCCAACGCTTGTTTGAAATGGAGCCACTCCATGGGGTCGCCCGAGAAGCTTGGGAGGTCTCGGGGCGTGCTCATGCGACTAAGTAAGTTGGAGTTACCTGCATTAGAAGCCACAGCAGTAGCTATTTTCTGTAGTGCACTGGCCAACATTTGCACTGTCCCTTCGCTGCCGGCGGCGTCGGCGTGAGCTGCCGCGGGTGCCGGCGGTGGGCGCGGCCCGCCCGAGTACAAGCCATCATCGTGGGCAGGCTGTGCTGTTAGTGCTGTCTGTGCTTGCTGCTGGTGACTGCGGTCCAACCACTTCTCGATTTCTTCATTGGATTTGCCTTCTGACGGCTGTGGACTGTaattttcttcatcttccaaATCGGCAATATCTGCCTGTAGCCGTTTGTCAATCAGTTCCATTTGTATCTTCGCTTTTTCCTCAGCTGCCTGCAACTCTAACCTTTTTCTGCGAGCTATTGAAGATGATGACGTCGACTTAGCAACAGTTTTTGAACAGGTGGCGGCGGCCGTTACTCGACCGTTCGGTGCCGACCTCGTGCTACCCTCAACTGCGAATGTTCGGCTAAGCATCATCTTCTGTTCCATTTGCGGCTCAATTTCTTCAATTTTAGGCGGTTCGCTTTCAGCATGCCTCCTCAGCGACTGACTTCCCGTAGGTTCACACCCTTTCTTCACTAGTTCGCGTTTCACAGCACTCCGTGTGTTCACCATTTTACCGTCCGTTTTTGGCGTGTGAAACATTTAGAATCCGGTTCGAAGACCACTTTGTAACTAACGGGAGTGTGGTGTAGGAAGTAAAAAGGCCGGAAAAACACTTTACGGGTTTATATTGAAAACAGGCAcacgaaaatacaaattttaccgGTCAATTAAAGCGCTCGTGATAACGGCTAGACAAAGACTTAAAAAGACTGAAGGTGGCCGCGCTTGCGCCGCCGATGCGGTGGTAGTGACGTCACATACGCAACTACATTCACATGCAAAACATTTTTGAAGATCGTTTactaatatttaatacaaGTTATGGATACATATCGCAATAGTGGTtacaatcataaataaaacaattaaatacctaactatggAACGCGTCGTCAACACATAGTATGGTCGAACTATGAAccaattttttaaacttcACAGCTGTAGGAGCTAAAATTGTAAATAGTAAACCCGCCACCTCTTTGACAGAAGCCActcttactgccagtttctataactctatctatctataactctcctataactggtagttactttcatacgattttgaccgattgttacttttgattatgtcaaaatcgtatgaaagtaactaccagttatggatagatagagatatagaaactggtAGTTAGTCATAGTCCAGCTTATCCACAGCCACTCCAAATCCTCTTCATTCCAGGTCACGTAGCAGCAGTAGTATGCACCCAGGTGCTGTCAGACTTATTCCTGGACGTGAGGACAATCGAGCGCACCGCCCACCTGCAGGACGCCCCGATGTACCAGCTGCAATGTGCCATGGAAGAGAACTGCCTGACTAAGACGGCCTATGAGGTAGGTTTGGTCTATGGTGAGATCTACAATGGATTTGCACCGATGAAAATGTCTTGTCATCATTGATTATCCAATAATCATCGACTGCAAATAGCGATACATAATCGTCTCCCAAGGAGCCACTCAAAAAGCCTTGGCCTTCgtcaattaaataaaaagctGGATGTCGAAGGTGTTTTCGGGTCtgtagagcgatccggaaaaaacgcagcacattctatacgatagtctattcgaaagtgctgtcaacctgtcaacaacaaaatggcggtgtatagatttgcgaaagtttgacagctatcattccataggtcattgtcagaataatattatgtactctgtggtcattcttttcgaaactcattcgaaaggtaaaaaatgttcgaaagtgctgtcaagttgacaatagtcgcactcgcattcgattctattcgttagctcgaattttcgtgatacgggtacagtACTGTAGTCTCCTCTCGTTACAACGTTTACAAGTTCTTTGGCAGATATGATCTAGCACTTTCAAGCTTGCAAATAGACCGATGTTGTTCTAATATAGTTAGGTAATACATCCCATGTTATAACTCAAGTACTTGCTCCATCAGATACAAAGGACCAATCCCTCCTGGCAGTACGAGACGCGTCGCCTGGTCCGCTTCACCGCCTCATCTCTCAACATCGGCAACGAGGACTTCAGGCCGTACCTGCCCAAGCATCTGTGGCAGTGGCATTTATGTCATATGTAAGTTGGGtgatatttttgaattattattacactcacgagcaatgaaaagggcctagtgacatatggaacggcaataGCAGGAGGAAATTTTTGCATTTCTCGTCTGAGACACCTCAAAATCtacactaaaagtcgcataacttttgaatggcTAAGccaattttgttaaaatatggctaagaacacgcGGGGTAACATCACCTATGACCCTATAAAAACAAACCGAAattcggttcagccgtttgggaggtAAGCGACCAGAAAaagatataggtaggtacttacagataCACAAACATGTTAAACTTACAAGATCCCTTTTTCTATCAagagtttataaaaaaaaaaaaaaaaaaaaaacacgcactcacgccttgtactaatgtactcccttgcggggtaggcagaggtgcattgctgcacccacttttcgccagagtttataaaataatataaatatgttccAGGCACTACCACAGCATGGAAGTGTTTGCTACATTCGATGTGCTGAACTCCTCGGGGGTGAGGGTGGCGGAGGGACACAAAGCCTCCTTCTGTTTGGAGGACAACACGTGCCTGCCCGGCGTGGAGAAGAAATATTCCTGCAAGAATTATGGGGATCAAGGTGAGTTTTTACTTTAGTCTAaacagggaaaatcgtcggctggtgtcacatttcatatagattaatgttgacacacgggcctctacatgttggctt of Plutella xylostella chromosome 26, ilPluXylo3.1, whole genome shotgun sequence contains these proteins:
- the LOC105398299 gene encoding lysyl oxidase homolog 2, yielding MEVKSIVFFLFLSKILRILGRDLSEVDRNSRAAFVQKLLNRNRAAEGRVKLVGGPTRFEGNVLIQHAGRWGAVCDDSWDDAAAAVVCAALNRTGQATRGAQYGETTEHYWMDDVVCEGNELTLSQCKFSGWGSSDCDPSEAAGVICRKETDPTEGRPKSKELGQPIHEVLDIGSASLRLVGGASANEGRVELYHRGVWGSVCPDGWTLYEAIAVCHHLGLGFAQQALQTDAFGHSRIVLSGVQCEGNETNLFQCRHRAYGNVVCPGDIGHVAAVVCTQVLSDLFLDVRTIERTAHLQDAPMYQLQCAMEENCLTKTAYEIQRTNPSWQYETRRLVRFTASSLNIGNEDFRPYLPKHLWQWHLCHMHYHSMEVFATFDVLNSSGVRVAEGHKASFCLEDNTCLPGVEKKYSCKNYGDQGISVNCSDVYQYNIDCQWVDVTDVVPGDYTFKVAVNPHARIPEQSFHNNAATCRLLLSDTYAAVHSCVLQRP